The stretch of DNA GGGATGCGTGAGGTGCCTGTGACGCTGGTGATCCCCTTGAGTGACCGGGGCCGCAATCTGGGGGCCCTGGTGTTAGACCGTATGGTGGCCGACCCGGTTTCGCCCACACAGATGGAAGTCGTGTCGCGCTGGGCCACTGCGGTGGGGCCGCTACTGGGCATTCTGGATTCCCGCGACGACTGGCGGCATGCGGCGCGGCAAATTACGACGGCGCTGGTGGAAGCCGTGGAAAGCCGGGAGTTTGATGCTCTGGGACACGCACAGGCTGTGGCCGACGTGAGCCTGAAATTGGGCCGCGCTGTGGGGCTGGTCGAGCGCGAACTCGAAGAACTCTGGTACGCCGCCACCCTGCACGATCTGGGCAAGATTCACGGCGAACAGGGCCACGCGATGGTGGGGGCCAATTTCCTTCACGGCGTGCCGCATCTGGCCGAGGCGCAAAAGGCCATCCGGCACCACCACGAACGCTGGGATGGGCAGGGCGAACCCGACAAGCTGACGGGCGAAGATATTCCACTGTATGCCCGAATCTTGGCCGTTGCCAACGCTTATGTGCGTGTGGGCGACCTGGAGCGCCTGCGTGGGCAAGCCGGAAAGGGTCTGGACGCCCGCCTGCTGACGGTGCTGGAGAAGCTGCCGCAGTGAAGAAAAATCCCGCCCAGTCGCAGACGAAACCGAGTGGTACGAGTAGGAACAGAAGCAGGCGTACGGCGATGGATGGCAGGCGTCCTCTCCTGCGGAGCTGTACCAGATATGGGCGTCCGTTCTGCCTCACAGAGAGACAGACGGCGGGTTTTCTGTCTGGCTTGGCATCAGAGCCTGCCTACCAGCAGCCCAATCGCTCTAGCCTAGCGGGCCTGAACCCATGACCCTGCGCCCGAATCCGAACACTGACGCCGACGCAAGCAACGAGGCCACCAGCCACCGGTTCCCCGTATTAGAAGCCCGCTTTGGCCGCCTGACCCCAATGGACGCCGGAATGCAGAGCCGCGTGTATGCCACGCCTGACGGTCAAACGGTGGTGAAGGTGTACCGCAATCATCAGGGCGAACACCGCCTGGAGGCAGACAATATGCGCCGCGCCGACATGGGCGCGTGGGTGCTGGACGCCGTGGAAGCCGACGGCGTGGAGGCACTGATCATGCGGCGGTTCGCG from Deinococcus sp. QL22 encodes:
- a CDS encoding HD-GYP domain-containing protein, which encodes MFRRPRQPQTPTPEPRKIGTTPSAEAPDATRILSELLARPSTEGILEGALAHAALLLGGQTHGFAVLRRGQDRVVAVFGYPKALIGTALSGPWASMRARLLADGSRELYEMNPPELHGILDDAGMREVPVTLVIPLSDRGRNLGALVLDRMVADPVSPTQMEVVSRWATAVGPLLGILDSRDDWRHAARQITTALVEAVESREFDALGHAQAVADVSLKLGRAVGLVERELEELWYAATLHDLGKIHGEQGHAMVGANFLHGVPHLAEAQKAIRHHHERWDGQGEPDKLTGEDIPLYARILAVANAYVRVGDLERLRGQAGKGLDARLLTVLEKLPQ